Proteins found in one Arachis stenosperma cultivar V10309 chromosome 8, arast.V10309.gnm1.PFL2, whole genome shotgun sequence genomic segment:
- the LOC130946650 gene encoding 2-methylene-furan-3-one reductase-like yields the protein MKAWTYSEYGNIEDILKFDPNEPVPELKDDQVLIKTSPGYDVAGVVVKVGSKVKKFKVGDEVYGDINENALKNPKAIGSLAEYTAAEEKVLAHKPFNLSFVEASSLPLAIITAYQGLERASLSSQKSILVLGGAGGVGTHVVQLSKHVFGASKVAATASSGKLELLRNLGADLLIDYTKVNFEDLPEKFDVVFDAVGQNERALKAIKEGGKVVTIVEPEIPPAIWYLLNSEGVVLEKLKPYLESGKIKPIVDPKSPFPFSNVVEAFAYLKTHRATGKIVIHPIP from the exons ATGAAAGCTTGGACCTACTCTGAATATGGTAACATTGAAGACATTCTCAAGTTTGATCCTAATGAACCTGTACCAGAACTCAAGGATGATCAGGTTCTCATTAAG ACTTCCCCTGGCTATGACGTTGCGGGTGTGGTAGTGAAAGTGGGAAGCAAAGTGAAGAAGTTCAAAGTTGGAGATGAAGTGTATGGCGACATCAATGAGAATGCATTGAAGAACCCAAAGGCCATAGGGTCACTAGCAGAGTATACTGCAGCCGAAGAGAAAGTGTTGGCTCACAAACCCTTCAATTTGAGCTTTGTTGAAGCCTCTAGCCTCCCTTTGGCAATCATCACTGCCTACCAAGGACTTGAAAGAGCTTCTCTTTCTTCCCAAAAATCTATCCTTGTTCTTGGAGGTGCTGGTGGAGTTGGAACTCATGTTGTTCAG CTTAGCAAGCATGTGTTTGGAGCATCAAAGGTAGCAGCCACAGCCAGCAGTGGCAAATTGGAACTGTTGAGAAATTTGGGAGCAGACTTGCTTATTGACTATACCAAGGTCAATTTTGAAGATCTTCCAGAAAAGTTTGATGTAGTGTTCGATGCAGTTG GTCAAAATGAGAGGGCATTGAAAGCTATCAAAGAAGGGGGCAAAGTTGTGACAATAGTAGAACCTGAAATTCCTCCTGCTATTTGGTACTTACTCAATTCAGAAGGTGTTGTGTTGGAGAAATTAAAACCTTACTTGGAGAGTGGGAAGATCAAGCCAATAGTGGATCCTAAAAGTCCTTTTCCATTTTCTAATGTCGTTGAAGCATTTGCCTACTTGAAGACTCATAGAGCCACCGGCAAAATAGTCATACACCCCATCCCATGA